The sequence AAATTCCACCATGGTTCGATTCTAGTTGACGATCATATAGAGGAAGCATCTGTTGTTATTGAGTTTAAATTCCACCATGGTTCGATTCTAGTATTTGCCTTGCTTCCATCTCAGCCTGATTTGTTCAAGTTTAAATTCCACCATGGTTCGATTCTAGTACCTTATTAGGGCCGGTATCGATTGTTATATGACAAGTTTAAATTCCACCATGGTTCGATTCTAGTCCTAGTTCTAACTTGCTGATACCAATCGAAAAACTTAAAAATTTTAGCCTGCTTTTTAAGTCGCTCGTCAAAATGCATAAAACCCCAGTCCACGACTAAAAACCCTTCATATAATCGTTCCAATCTCCTTCTTCTCCAACCCTATGATATCCCGTGCTAACCACTTTGATTCCATCGCATAGATTATAACAGAGTCCTCATTAGACTTAATAATATCCTTGATCTCATGTTTTAATCTTTCCAATTGGGAATCACTGAGTTCTCCCTCGAAAACAGAGTTCTGCACCCAGTTTAGATACTTCCTGAGCAACTTAAGCATCTTATTGACCCGCTTCACATTTACATCATAAACCATTATGTAGTACATAGCTTCACCACCACATTCTAAATCCTTTAAATTCTTCTTCTCCTAGAATATGCTTAACTAGCTTATAACACTCCAACTTTATCAACTGACGATAGCTCACATTCCGCTTAAGGCTCGGATGCTTTACTGTGGTTTTTAGCTTCTCGTCAAATTGCTCCGTAAAAGTTCTTCTTCCCTTCTCGTTCAGATAACAAAATTCCAAATTGCTCTCAAAGTGATTCTCGCGAATTTGGTTATGGTTAATCATGCTAAAAATCAGCCTATCAACCAGGAGCGGCTTAAATATCTCGGCTAAATCCAAACTCAAAGAGAAACGCTTTGTACTCGGCTGGTGCAAGTAACTTATAGCCGGATTGAGCTGTGTTTTATAAATCTCGCTTAAAGCAGTTGCATATACCATAGAATTACCAAATGAAATAAGCGCATTTATGGGATTATCCGGCGGCATTCTAGTGCGCTTATCGAATAGGAACGTTTCAGATTTTAGAATCTTATTCCAGGCCTCGAAGTAACGCTTGTGGATTTGCCCCTCAAATCCCATGAGTTCCTCTATTGATCTTGAACTGCCCATCTCTCTGTTTTTATTCTCTATATGCGAAATGAAACCGCTCAGGTCTCCGTACCTGCGCTCATAATACTTCAGGTTTTTGAGTATGTTGTGATTTGAAGATTGTATGATTTCCTGCGCTATGGCAAAGCGCAGGCCTGGATCTACGTAATGTGATACCTGCTTTACTAAAATATGGCCCGAAACCGCGTACTCCCTTGGATAAAAAGTTCCCGTGTAGTAGCCGTAGTAGTTAAAGAAATGAATCGGTATATGATTTTGTCCGAGAAAGTTTATAACTTTATTATTCAGGTCAACTTCACCAAAAAGGTAGATCGAATCTATCGTCTCTACCGGAACCGCGCGCCTGTTTGCAGGCTTTGATTCCTTTTCTTCTTGGGATTCGTCGTTAGAATCGCCATATTCGAAAAAGACCGTGTTATCCTTTCTCCTTATCCGCCCGTTGCTAAAGATATAGAACGGTTTTTCCATTTAAACCATCCATTTTAACCACAAAGGCACCAAGACACGAAGTTTTGTATTAGGAATTCAGTGGCCATAAGAAAACCTTGTGTTCATAAATTTTTCTTTGTGCCTTAGTGACTTCGTGGTGGAGTCTACAAAAATCTACACCCAGCAAAATTCAAAATAACTGCACGACCTGCAGGCCGGAATTCTTACTTTCTCTGGGATCTCATCCCTCGGAAGAATCTCTTCGATTTCCTTTATCACTTCTTTTAGATACTCCCTGTCCGAGTCGATAAGCTCAATGAGTTCGCGCTTATGAAACTTGGGATAGTTTATCTCCGCCCTAAATCCCTGGACGCCCTTTGATTCAAGAAAATAGAGGTAATACTTCACCTGCCAAAGGTGTGCTTCTTCGAGTTTATCCGACTTTTTTACCTCATGAATGACCTTGTTCCTGAAATCAATCCAATCAATCGAGATCATTTCGTCAATTTTAATTTCTTTCTTTTGGCGGTCGTAGGAAATCTCAGATAACAACCTCCCGAGTGCAACCGTGTCAGACTCTGTTTCAAAATTTATCTGATGCGCAAAAAGCCACAGCTTCCGTTTGCAGACGAAGTAGTAGTTAACGAGGGTTCCGGTGTGTTTTAGCTGCTGGTCCAGGGTCATATTATGTTGCTTTCTGCATCCTCAGTTTCTTGATTTTCCTTATTATCGCTCTCTCCGGTCTTACTTTTGCTCTCTCTAATGCCCAAGCTCTCATCATATTGAACTGGAAGGGCAAAAATGCCCGACAGCCATCTTTTAAGTTTCCTTTCAAAGTCATCTTGTTTGTAATTCCTGTATCCATAGATCTTTCCTAATTTTTCAAGGATTTCCTCAATATCATTGTTATTCAACTTTTCAAAAACTTTATAAAACACCCAATCATCGGGGGATAGGTTCTTGCGATGTTTAAAATAACCATCTGAAACGACAAACTGTGAAAGGACTTGCTTTTTAAAAAGTGTGAAAAGATGCTTTGACTCTTTTATTTCATCACTTTTGAAAAATTCTTTAATCTTTTTTATGAAATCACTGACTTTACTTTCAGGTATAAGCTGAATATCGTAAATCTCTCTAAAGATTTTGTGTGCCTCCTCTTTCCTGTCCGACATAAAGCCAGCGTCTAAGATGTCTAAAGTTTTCCTGAATTCACTCAAATAGCTGTGGTCATCCGGCAAGGATAAATAAAGCAGTTTGACCATCTCGTACTTATCGTATTCGGATAGGGCGGCGTAAGGGTTCTTGAGTTGTTGATGCGGCAAAACTAGCTTTTTCTTCTTGCCTTTTGCAGGCTGCTTAACCTCACCTAAAAGCTCATCTAGGATTTCATTTGTATCTTTTTTCTCCATACTCTTCAGCCAATCTTTTAAATTTTGAGGTTCAAGACTTTTCCGGTCGCTACACTCCTTTAGAATCTTCAAACTTAAAAGTAGAAGGTCTTTATCATAGAAGTTGGCATTTCCCGATTCCAAACCATTTTCAAAAGTCCAAACGGTAACATTAGTCTCGGACTGTTCAAATCCATTTCCATAATTTTTAAACTCAACGGTACTTTTCGCTTGCTCATCGTAACGATAACGATATTCAACAACTTCACCTTCAGGATTGTGTTTGATACGTCTTAACACCCTTCCCATCCTCTGAACAAGCGCATCGAGAGGTGCGATTTCTGTAAATAGCACATCCGCATCAATGTCTAAAGATGCTTCGACAACTTGAGTCGCAATGAGGATTCTAGGTTGATTTCCATTCAGAGATTTCGGATTCTTGAATTCGGCTGCAAGAACCTTTTCATTATTTTCCCTATCCTTCAATGTAAATCGGGAATGAATAAGATAGACAGGAGTATTTCCAGCTAGCCTTTTAACCTGATCGTATAAGTCTTGAGCCATTCTAACTGTGTTTAAGATTACAAGAACTCTTTTGTTTCCTTTAGCTTCTTGAATAACTCGCCAACTAATTCTTTGGATGATTTGCTCCAGTTGCTCATCTGAAAGTTCAAACAGCGACTTTTTCGTGTCCCCTACACCTTCAACTCTCACAAGTTCAATCTTATGCTTCTTCAAATTGCTAAAATTTCTTTTACTTTCCTTTTTGTCGGTGTAGACATCGACTATCCTATAATCTGCTTTTTTAATCCTTTTCTCTAATTCCTCTTTCACAAACTTCGGCAATGTAGCCGTCATAAGAAGAAACTTCCCACCCATAAGGACCATATCCTCTATAAATTTCACAATGATAGCGGCGGATTTGGGATTGTAAGCCTGCACCTCGTCAATCACAAGACGTGAATAAGACATAGTAGCATAGGTTTTCTCATAAGATGGGGGCTTTAGAGCATAGGGGAAGAACTGGTCGCCAGTCGAAACAATTACAGGATGAGAAAGCTGGCGGGCAAAATCGTAAACCTTTAAACTGTCTGTTTCGGCTCCGTCCCCTAGAAGATAGACATCCGCATCGGAGTGAAGCAATCCTGTTTTCTCTTCTGTGAAGATGTTTTTTGCCCTCTTAAATATTTGATTCACAGCCGAACGGAGCGGCAGTGTGTAGAAGAACTTATCTCCATTCGACCAGAGGAAAGCAAACTCGGTTTTTCCGTAGCCAGTGGGAGCAATTAGGATAACGCTTTTATCTTTACAATCTTTTACTTTATCTACTTGCCATATTGAAGCGTTTGGGCTTGATGATTTGTCCTTAATGTATTTCTCGACTTCTTCTTCCAGTTTGTTATCTAAACCTGAGATCTCGATTTTATTCGTGTCTTCGTTCTCTTCTTCGCAGAATGAAGCAAAGTGGTCTGAGCGCATGAGCAAACCGCTTATTAATATCCATTTCTTTTTCTCTTCTTTTGATAGTTCAGCACGTTGTGGTAGAAGAGTATTTAAGTAGGGTGGCATAACGTAATGAGCCAAAGACAAGCCGTTTACAATCCCGCTTGCCCATTCCTCATTAAAGAGGATATAGTCTTTCGGGTTGAATCCGTCTTGAAAGTTCTCAAATTCACTCGCTAGGTTTTCAAATAGTGCTTCTCGAAATGACCTATGTTCAATTAGTTTGCTAAGAAATTCACACAAATCTTTATCACTCCAGTTGATAAGCTGGTCAAAGTTGCCGCGCCAGTGGTGAAATGCCACAGCGGAGTAAATAAACTGAGTAAGGTGTTCTAATTCTTCTTGGGTAGGTTTTACATTCTTTAACTGTTCATTTATCTTCTCTCCATCCATCCAGAAGACTGAAAAAAGAGAATGTGGAATATTATTGTAGGGATAAAGAGGTTTGTAATCAATGTTTCCGAGGGTTCTTTGCTGAAATGCAGGAAGAACTTTTCCGAAGTCATGGCACATTATGGCAATCTGGATTGCCAGTTTTACTGCTTCATCTATGTGTTTGTCAGGGAGGTTTTTAGAATTAGAGAGATTTTCAAAGGCATCCCAAACATCACGAGTATGTTCCTTGAGATATATTTCACCTTTCTCCTGACTATCTGTTTCTTTATGCTTTTTGATGCTTTTAGCCAGGATTCTATGTGGTCGATCCATTATCCCGTCTTCCTGAGAAAAATACAGGCATTCTGATTTTCACGTTGTTTTCTTCAAATTCGTCAAAGTAACCTTTTAGTCCGATAATCTTTCCATCATTTAAGAAAGCGTCTTCGTACTCAAAGTTTCTGACGCCGTTGGTTAATTTATAGAAGGTTGGCACTCTGTAGCGGAGCCCCGGTGTTTGCCCATTGCGAACATAATGTTTAGGTATCCAGAAAAAGTTGCGGTAATTGCCGTCTTGGATTTTTTCTTTGTATTCTAGTTCAAAAATACTAGATATTTCCTCAAAAACTATCCAATCCTCCGCTCTTCCCAAATGGATGGGATAAAGACGTTGTGTAGGATTCTCTAAACTGGTTTTTATCTTTTTTAAAAAAACTTCATCATTGTTTGCCAGGTAAATGAACAGTTTTACCTCACTAAGAATGTCAATTAGAACAGGGCTTTGACCACCTATATGTTCGATATGACCGTTGATTTCTCTGATATTTGTAGAGCCAAACCTTATTATATGACTGTCTTTGGAAAGATTTCTAAGCCACGTGTATTCAGTTGTTTTGCTTTCAAACCTTCCGGCTATGGAGATTTTTAGTTCTTTTAATTTCTTATAATTCGCATCTTCTTTAGGTTCCCCTTGTGTCTTCAGATTCCTTATTCCCAACACATTGCATAAAAGTCCAATCACTGTAGAGTAAGGCGGGATGGGGTAAGTATGTCTCCGTTGATAGGTAAACGGAACACGATAGTGTGCTTGTGGTTGGTAGATTCTTATACGTAAGGCTTTTGTGGTTGACTCTTTATTCATTGCAAGATTTGCCTAATTTTTTCTTTAACCAGAATTTTTATCTTTTTCATCTAGTGTTTGCTGATTTTGTTGGCTGTCACTTTTATCTTTTATGCCAATTGTTTGTAACAACTCATCCCAATTATCAGTTACCTTTCCATCTTTCTTTAGATATTCGTCAACTCCTAGCCGTTCACAATCCTGGATATACACCTTCCCATCTATCCAAGAATTTCTAAGTCCATCCTGAACACCGATTACTTTGTACTGACCATTTTCCCGTCTCACGTCAATAAAGGAATGAAACACAGGGGTTGGAACTTTTACGGAACCTGCAATGAGGAAAAGGGGAACTATTGTGTTTGTTTCACCACTGGATTGAGCATACAGACCATCTTTTATAGCTTCAAGGATTTGTAGTATACGTTCTCTCTTTTTGTTATTATCGAGTTCAAAAGTGATTTTGTACTTATTTGAATTTCTAATTTTTTCTGATTTAACATTCTTTTTTACTATTTTCAATTCTTTTTCTGTGTTTGCTTCCTTGTACTTAATAACAACTTCGCCTTGAGAAGAATCAAAACCATCAGCTATCCACTCATCCCTGCCTAGCATTTCTGAATCAATTGTAAAGCTGACTTTGTAGAATGAAATGTTTTCTTCTTTATTGAAAGGGTCTGGTTCCGTTTCTACTCCTTGATTTTTTGCCCTTTTCACTAGGTCGTGATTGGCATAAAAAGCCATATCCCCTTCATAAGGTTCAAGTGCGACAGCTTTAGTAATGCCTAGCGGCCCCTTACGGGTTATAGATTTATTTCCAGTGGTGAACATGTAGCCGAAAACATCTAGCTCGGGACTGGTTAGAATATCCTCCTGCGTAATATCGAATTGAATAACGTCCTCAGCTTTAACAAGTGTTTTTCCCCAAATTGTATTATTTTGGTTGTCTTTGAATCGCTTATGTAACGTTTCAAACAAATAATGCCTAATAGCATTTTTCCCGATGAAGCTATAAGTTCCGCTAGCCCTTCTCAGTTTTTTGATAGAAAGTATGTTCCCTCCTATTTTCTCATCACGGTTGAGAGCGAAACCTTCAAAAATTACTGTTATGGTGATATTTTTCATAATGCACCTCTTATTAAGATTTTGTTTATTTCATTCTTCTTGCTCTCCTAACACACCACTTAAGAAGGAAAGAATAAGCACTTTGAATAATTCATCTGAGTAAACGGGTTTGAATGCTTCAGCTAAGTCTAGGCGGAATTGGAGTTTGAATGACCAGAAGATTCTCAAGAGTCCATAAAAAACTTCATCTCTTTTACCAAGCCTAGTTAATTCCATAAGGCGATAGCCTTGCCGTTTTACAAATACTTCCTTCAATTCGTTCTTTTTCTTACTCTGCTCACTAGTATCCTTTTCTGAAGGAGTTACCAGACTATAGCCGTATTTTCTCAATGATTCGGCTAGATCGCTTGTGTTCTCATAAGATACTTGTTTGTATAATCTGTAAATACCTTTATCTTGAGGCTTTGCCTCTTTTGCCCATTCAAGCAAGCTTTGAAGTTTTTTATAATTAGCTTTTAACTCCTTTATTCCTTTACCGAAATCATCTTTTGTTATTGAACCGTTCCTTATTTTGCTTTCTAAATCCGCGAAGATTTGTTCAAGTGTCTCATTTCGATTGGTTTCTGTACTCATAGGATTACCTCTTTTTTGTTTTTCTCTTCAATTGATGCATAAAGTTTGAGCATTTTTTGGGCTACTAAAAATGGTTTACTTCTATTTGTTGATAACCTAAGATAGTCATTCAAAAACTCCTTCTCACTTTTATTTCGTTCATTGAAAGGTTTTAAACCAATTCTCAACATCCTATATGCATCCTCCACCAATTTTGTAAGCTTTCCATCTAACACAATATTTAGCACCTTGAACTCACCTATACTATTCAAAAGGTTTGCAATTTCCTTATCCGAAAGAATTCTGATGATTTCATAAGGCAAACTAAAAAAATCTATTTCAACTTTGTAATCCTGGTTTGGGTTACCTGTATTTGCAACTTTTTTCCTGTATTTGCTCACGACCTCAATATTCATTCCTGTCCATTCGCCAAGCGTAGCCTGTATTTTGGTGGCGTATTCGATAACGCTCATGCCGAGTATCTGCCTTACATCTTTTGCTCCTTGCTTGGTGTAAATATCTCCAAGAAATTTATTGAGGTGATACATCACTTTAAAAGATGGAGCATTTATGAAGATTTGGGAGTTATCTTGAAGTGTTGTGAGGGCAAGGTGGTGGTGGACGATTATAAAACTACATAGATAACATATAGGAATACTTGAATTCAAATTCCAAAAGCCATTGGGAAACTTTTGAGAAGGCGCTATATCATTATGAAATCTTACATCCAACTTGGTTATACCCTCTAAAAACTTGGATAGTCCTTGATTTTTAAGAAAATCTATTTCAGCTTGGTCAAAACTGAATTTTTGAAGACATAATCCACAGTTTATATTGCTATTCTCTCGAATATTCCTCAGGGATTTTACAAAGTGGGGAAAAGCATCTTTCCAACTTGATTGTAAATAATTTCTATAAATCGGTGCGTTTCCAATTATTGATGAAATTTTGTCTTCTGAGAAATATCTTCTCTTAACATCTAATTCATCAAATAGTTGAGCTTCTATATGAGCTCTGCCATCTGTATCTAAATAAGTCTTGTCTAATTGATTTTCGATAATCTCGATAGACCGAACGAACCCCACCACTCCCGCATTGTAAAGCCAGTTTGATGGGTAAAGAGTTATTTTGTTTTCCTTCTCTTCATTCATATCTCCCTCACCACCTCAACCATCCCGAAGCCCTGTCCACGTCTCGAGCCGAGACCAACTAGGTTTATAAGGTTTAGAATGCCTGGGTCTGATTTCAGAGAAAAAGTACCAACAAATCCCGGGAGCTTTAGCCCCATGTGTTTGATGACGAGTTTCCTTAACTTGATAGGATTGAATATAACCTCGGTGGCGTCATTCAAGCTGAGGAGATTCCGACAAAGCTCATCCATATTGAACTTGAAGGCTTCCTCAAAATCGTTATCTCCCTCAAAGTTGAAGCACTTCGGACAAACATAGTGTCTTTCATTTTTGTGACTTCTTATGAGTATAGGAGAGATGGTCCTGAGAATAACCTCATTTTTCTCCAGTCTTTTAGGCTTGATGATGTCGTTATGTTCTACCCTAAATGTAACATTGCGTATTGGGAATTCCTTAGTTTTCAAGAGATGGTTATAAACCATGATGAGTATGTCCGGATGGTTGCTGCTGAATTTAAACTCTATTGGGCTTTTGAAAAAAAGCTCATCGTTTTCTACCCTCACTTCATTTCCAAAAGATACGGCAAATGTATAGGGCTTTACCGTCCTTTTTTCAAAGAGGGTTTTGTAAAGCTCTGGAGCCGAGCTTTCTATCGCCCCCTTGATGATAGACATGAATCCTTCTCTGAAATCAACTTTAAGAGAAGCGGTTTCCGAGTGTTCGTTGACGGCCGATAATCTGGATACCAGCACTAAACCAAAATCATTTGACGAATTCATGGCAGTGGTCAAAAAGGGAACCTCCAGATCTTTTTTACTATACTCCTGCCGACCAGCTTGTTCTTTGCACGCCTGCCGATTCTCTTGGGATCACCGCCGAGAAGGGTAGTTATATCGTTTAGAATCCTGGCGAGTTTGTAAAGGAAACTTACGAAACTCCGCATAATCGCTCTCCCCAGTCTCAGCCCATTTTAGCACAAATTCAAAAACAGTTGAAGCATCAATCGAGACACCCCATGGCATGTCTCCACATTAGTTTTATCCACCATGTTTTAACCATAGTATAAGTACTAACCTGGACAAAAACTGTCCATCAAGAGCCAGATTTAAACACCATGGTTAGATTCTAGTTCAAACCCGCTAACACGGTAACTCGCTAACCGCTTAGTTTAAATTCCAATGTGGTCCAATTCTAGCGTGAATCAAAAGCTCTTAAATCCGCATCATAAATCTATGTGAGTTCATCGTTTGTCACCTCCAGCCAATGGAGGAAAGAACAATGACCGAGATTCCCTCGAACATCTATCTTGCCATCCTGGTTCTAATATTAGGCTTAGCTATGGTTTCTTGGAGTTTATCCTGGGGAGTGAAGAAGGTGCTCCAAGAGTCACTCGACCCAATGAGAGCACTGGCCCTAGTGCGATCTATGCGTATCGGACTTGTCGGCTTGAGCTTAGTCGGTATCGGAGCCGGTTGGATATGGAATATGGAGAGCCTACTTTTTCTCTCCATCATTTTCGGCTGTGAAGAGCTCTACGAGACCTCACTTGTTATTGCCCTATTGAAAAGATCCCCGCTCGATAGCTCCAAACAGGCGCAAGCTTAAATTCAGTTTTATATTGATTTCATCCTTCGGTATGCTAAATTACCATGTAACCGATAAGGCCCCTTCGTCTAGCCCGGCCTAGGACGTTGCCCTCTCAAGGCAGAAACACGGGTTCGAATCCCGTAGGGGCCGCCATCAATTATCACTTAATTGCGGCTAGATACGGTACAGTTTCAAAATAAGGAGATTCCGCCTTTTTAAGAGATGTGCCCGAAGAGGTGCCCATCCTTTCAAAATTGAGACCCTCAACGGCCTTCTTTTTTTAGCTCTAGAGTTGAATGCGAATACCGCCTCGTCATCACAATTGATTTATGGCATAACAACTCTTGAACCATTGTAAGATCAACACCTTTCATAACCAGGTTAGTTGTAAATCCGACAAATCCTTTCATAAGAAACATACTTGGACATTCCCTTTCCATCATAAATAGCATATTATTTAGGATACTATTATCGTTCGGGGCGTAGAGACTTATGCACAGACGATTTCTGGCGAAGAAGACTATCGCTGAATTGGTGGAACAAGCAGAGGACCAAAAGTACAGTCTGAAACGCGTGCTGGGTCCTTTTAATCTGATAACCCTTGGTATCGGTATCATCGTCGGCGCCGGTATTTTCGTGCTAACTGGTCAGGCAGCCGCACAGTATGCAGGACCGGCCATAGTACTATCCTTCATTATATCGGGTATCGGCTGTGCGTTGACCGGCTTGTGCTATGCAGAAATGGCTTCGATGATTCCCGTCGCTGGCAGTGCCTACACTTATTCGTATGCAACTCTGGGTGAGTTTTTTGCATGGATCATCGGATGGGATCTTATTCTGGAATACCTATTCGGCACGGCTACTGTAGCCGTCGGCTGGTCCGGATATGTGGTAAGTTTCCTCAAAGACTTTGGCATTGTAATTCCCGAGCAACTTTCAAATTCTCCATTGGCATTCGATGCAACCATGGGTTGGATACGCACAGGCGCCATTATCAATCTACCTGCCGTCTTCGTTATTGTAGTGATGACTTTTCTCCTGGTGGTGGGAATTCAGGAATCGGCCGCCGCAAATAACGTGATGGTATTTGTCAAGATCTCTGTGTTACTGCTTTTTATCGGTGTGGGTCTATTTTTCATC comes from Thermodesulfobacteriota bacterium and encodes:
- the cas2 gene encoding CRISPR-associated endonuclease Cas2, with amino-acid sequence MYYIMVYDVNVKRVNKMLKLLRKYLNWVQNSVFEGELSDSQLERLKHEIKDIIKSNEDSVIIYAMESKWLARDIIGLEKKEIGTII
- the cas1b gene encoding type I-B CRISPR-associated endonuclease Cas1b encodes the protein MEKPFYIFSNGRIRRKDNTVFFEYGDSNDESQEEKESKPANRRAVPVETIDSIYLFGEVDLNNKVINFLGQNHIPIHFFNYYGYYTGTFYPREYAVSGHILVKQVSHYVDPGLRFAIAQEIIQSSNHNILKNLKYYERRYGDLSGFISHIENKNREMGSSRSIEELMGFEGQIHKRYFEAWNKILKSETFLFDKRTRMPPDNPINALISFGNSMVYATALSEIYKTQLNPAISYLHQPSTKRFSLSLDLAEIFKPLLVDRLIFSMINHNQIRENHFESNLEFCYLNEKGRRTFTEQFDEKLKTTVKHPSLKRNVSYRQLIKLECYKLVKHILGEEEFKGFRMWW
- the cas4 gene encoding CRISPR-associated protein Cas4, which encodes MTLDQQLKHTGTLVNYYFVCKRKLWLFAHQINFETESDTVALGRLLSEISYDRQKKEIKIDEMISIDWIDFRNKVIHEVKKSDKLEEAHLWQVKYYLYFLESKGVQGFRAEINYPKFHKRELIELIDSDREYLKEVIKEIEEILPRDEIPEKVRIPACRSCSYFEFCWV
- the cas3 gene encoding CRISPR-associated helicase Cas3', with the translated sequence MDRPHRILAKSIKKHKETDSQEKGEIYLKEHTRDVWDAFENLSNSKNLPDKHIDEAVKLAIQIAIMCHDFGKVLPAFQQRTLGNIDYKPLYPYNNIPHSLFSVFWMDGEKINEQLKNVKPTQEELEHLTQFIYSAVAFHHWRGNFDQLINWSDKDLCEFLSKLIEHRSFREALFENLASEFENFQDGFNPKDYILFNEEWASGIVNGLSLAHYVMPPYLNTLLPQRAELSKEEKKKWILISGLLMRSDHFASFCEEENEDTNKIEISGLDNKLEEEVEKYIKDKSSSPNASIWQVDKVKDCKDKSVILIAPTGYGKTEFAFLWSNGDKFFYTLPLRSAVNQIFKRAKNIFTEEKTGLLHSDADVYLLGDGAETDSLKVYDFARQLSHPVIVSTGDQFFPYALKPPSYEKTYATMSYSRLVIDEVQAYNPKSAAIIVKFIEDMVLMGGKFLLMTATLPKFVKEELEKRIKKADYRIVDVYTDKKESKRNFSNLKKHKIELVRVEGVGDTKKSLFELSDEQLEQIIQRISWRVIQEAKGNKRVLVILNTVRMAQDLYDQVKRLAGNTPVYLIHSRFTLKDRENNEKVLAAEFKNPKSLNGNQPRILIATQVVEASLDIDADVLFTEIAPLDALVQRMGRVLRRIKHNPEGEVVEYRYRYDEQAKSTVEFKNYGNGFEQSETNVTVWTFENGLESGNANFYDKDLLLLSLKILKECSDRKSLEPQNLKDWLKSMEKKDTNEILDELLGEVKQPAKGKKKKLVLPHQQLKNPYAALSEYDKYEMVKLLYLSLPDDHSYLSEFRKTLDILDAGFMSDRKEEAHKIFREIYDIQLIPESKVSDFIKKIKEFFKSDEIKESKHLFTLFKKQVLSQFVVSDGYFKHRKNLSPDDWVFYKVFEKLNNNDIEEILEKLGKIYGYRNYKQDDFERKLKRWLSGIFALPVQYDESLGIRESKSKTGESDNKENQETEDAESNII
- the cas5b gene encoding type I-B CRISPR-associated protein Cas5b — its product is MNKESTTKALRIRIYQPQAHYRVPFTYQRRHTYPIPPYSTVIGLLCNVLGIRNLKTQGEPKEDANYKKLKELKISIAGRFESKTTEYTWLRNLSKDSHIIRFGSTNIREINGHIEHIGGQSPVLIDILSEVKLFIYLANNDEVFLKKIKTSLENPTQRLYPIHLGRAEDWIVFEEISSIFELEYKEKIQDGNYRNFFWIPKHYVRNGQTPGLRYRVPTFYKLTNGVRNFEYEDAFLNDGKIIGLKGYFDEFEENNVKIRMPVFFSGRRDNGSTT
- the cas7i gene encoding type I-B CRISPR-associated protein Cas7/Cst2/DevR, encoding MKNITITVIFEGFALNRDEKIGGNILSIKKLRRASGTYSFIGKNAIRHYLFETLHKRFKDNQNNTIWGKTLVKAEDVIQFDITQEDILTSPELDVFGYMFTTGNKSITRKGPLGITKAVALEPYEGDMAFYANHDLVKRAKNQGVETEPDPFNKEENISFYKVSFTIDSEMLGRDEWIADGFDSSQGEVVIKYKEANTEKELKIVKKNVKSEKIRNSNKYKITFELDNNKKRERILQILEAIKDGLYAQSSGETNTIVPLFLIAGSVKVPTPVFHSFIDVRRENGQYKVIGVQDGLRNSWIDGKVYIQDCERLGVDEYLKKDGKVTDNWDELLQTIGIKDKSDSQQNQQTLDEKDKNSG
- the cas6 gene encoding CRISPR-associated endoribonuclease Cas6; this translates as MTTAMNSSNDFGLVLVSRLSAVNEHSETASLKVDFREGFMSIIKGAIESSAPELYKTLFEKRTVKPYTFAVSFGNEVRVENDELFFKSPIEFKFSSNHPDILIMVYNHLLKTKEFPIRNVTFRVEHNDIIKPKRLEKNEVILRTISPILIRSHKNERHYVCPKCFNFEGDNDFEEAFKFNMDELCRNLLSLNDATEVIFNPIKLRKLVIKHMGLKLPGFVGTFSLKSDPGILNLINLVGLGSRRGQGFGMVEVVREI